The following coding sequences are from one Nicotiana tomentosiformis chromosome 3, ASM39032v3, whole genome shotgun sequence window:
- the LOC104115069 gene encoding uncharacterized protein isoform X1 encodes MVLVTGDRYLDSLVKFVENNVESLIEGTLVLKLNPIGLHYVHSRLEALLELESLLSGAPVDYLRAYVSDLGDHRALEKLRRILRLLTSLKVVSVLPPPARDPTPLSLLPFGRLKVLELRGCDLSTSAARGLLELRHTLEKLICHNSTDALRHIFASRIADIKNSPHWNKLSFISCARNGLVLMDESLQLLPAVETLDLSRNKFAKVDNLRKCTKLKHLDLGFNHLRNVASFIEVSCHIVKLVLRNNALTTLRGIENLKSLQGLDISYNIISNFLEMEILDGLSSLQSLWLEGNPLCYARWYRAQVFSFFSNPEKMELDEKKICTSELWQRQIIIASRQKRPASFGFYSPARDGAKIEGSINTKRKKLSRVASIETEEQNTSICSDIESVSLDIDNQSKEENALSDEEAEIVELMNRIENMKKERSDVWLQEFKDWINDSSDNFVGLARGKETVSSNHRDDELKTQTREKQLGETSKYLSDSMLASRDDSSTNILESDNSFAEMSANINMLQYPNQIGEAASKIFRNNTGESVEITRSRIQDSFRPINNEVLLHPTTMLPQSGSFSIQRRVKMSAKINIPPLTDTDNILDSQSSLASTGSPPHYKEDILHRRQNLEEEFLQLSAESFSVASSDSDTSCSDDDYPELTSMSLVDQSPINNFSERTVDSRSPVHLHMDVSHEKLYPIRINCRLPTSLGVEGNSNCMMVRASDASSSQGHFSTDRQGVESEQVMTQDVNWLEKKKRRRKPARRIISLCEENEDDETAEAKKLDVDINGFREGVGIEAQFTSERASCQSAMRITLDSCGRQIHAKSNPSLWAPENLIKNYFSKKAAESGVDESCQRYIICNCFLEERSQCIESEVAVTLSSEHKLHVLLLENSCDGSEGSSFKLVGCHGVEQKRKIFVGLGLHIIRLCFECETTYIFVTRSIDISRELLSILVSADSRMVENNFSLQSLEQVQADLFERHVCGGLKMSILQYAMVMFWCNSSKEDPWLGRSLFVLERHLLLCMEDVTLIGSLSESVSCSSYFSLDSCCPIVGVSEVVIEMTDCYCVTLTLGGVMSEFPLTLKEGKVVEDTKLVKRKPVLGPQKWKLKWFSEESLFNFLALLKALHGEATTNPLVYRHSTK; translated from the exons ATGGTGCTTGTAACCGGAGATAGATACTTAGATTCACTTGTAAAATTCGTCGAAAACAATGTGGAATCATTGATCGAAGGGACTTTGGTGCTTAAATTGAATCCAATTGGGCTTCATTACGTGCACTCTAGGCTCGAAGCCTTATTGGAGCTTGAGAGTCTTCTTTCAGGAGCCCCTGTAGATTATTTGCGTGCTTACGTGTCCGATTTAGGTGACCACCGTGCGCTCGAGAAGCTTCGCCGGATTCTTCGCCTTCTTACATCGCTTAAGGTTGTCTCTGTGCTGCCGCCTCCTGCCCGGGACCCGACGCCGTTGTCTCTTTTGCCGTTTGGTAGACTTAAAGTTTTGGAACTTAGAGGATGTGATCTGTCAACTTCTGCGGCTAGAGGACTATTGGAATTAAGGCACACTTTAGAGAAATTAATATGTCATAATTCAACT GATGCTCTTAGGCATATATTTGCTAGTAGAATTGCTGATATAAAGAATTCTCCACACTGGAATAAGCTGTCATTTATTTCATGTGCTCGTAATGGCTTGGTACTGATGGATGAGTCATTGCAACTTCTTCCTGCTGTTGAAACTCTTGATTTGAGCAGAAATAAGTTTGCCAAAGTGGATAATCTGCGCAAATGCACCAAGTTGAAGCATCTGGATCTGGGGTTTAATCACCTGAGAAATGTTGCATCCTTTATTGAG GTCTCATGTCACATTGTTAAGCTTGTGTTGAGGAACAATGCTCTAACAACATTGCGTggaattgaaaatttgaagtcaCTTCAAGGGCTTGATATTTCATACAATATAATCTCCAATTTCTTAGAGATGGAAATTCTTGATGGCCTGTCATCTCTTCAAAGCTTGTGGCTAGAGGGGAATCCTCTGTGCTATGCTCGTTGGTATAGAGCTCAAGTGTTCAGTTTCTTTTCAAATCCAGAGAAG ATGGAGCTAGATGAAAAGAAAATCTGTACAAGTGAGTTATGGCAGCGGCAAATTATCATTGCCAGCAGGCAAAAGCGGCCTGCTAGCTTTGGATTTTATTCACCGGCAAGAGATGGGGCCAAAATAGAAGGAAGTATTAATACAAAAAGG AAGAAGCTCTCACGTGTTGCTAGTATCGAGACGGAAGAACAGAATACTTCTATTTGTTCTGATATAGAATCTGTGTCTCTTGATATCGACAACCAAAGCAAGGAGGAGAATGCCCTTTCTGATGAGGAAGCTGAAATAGTTGAGTTGATGAACCGTATCGAGAATATGAAGAAGGAAAGATCTGATGTATGGCTGCAGGAGTTCAAAGATTGGATAAATGACTCTTCTGACAATTTTGTTGGTCTTGCTAGAGGCAAAGAGACTGTTTCCAGTAACCACAGAGATGACGAACTTAAGACACAGACTAGAGAAAAACAGCTCGGAGAGACCTCAAAATATTTATCCGACTCTATGCTGGCTTCTAGAGATGACAGCAGCACAAATATACTAGAATCTGACAACTCATTTGCAGAGATGTCTGCTAATATCAATATGCTTCAGTACCCCAACCAAATTGGTGAAGCAGCTTCCAAAATCTTCCGCAATAACACAGGAGAGTCCGTTGAGATTACTAGAAGCCGAATTCAGGATAGTTTTAGACCTATAAATAATGAAGTGCTTCTACATCCAACTACGATGCTCCCACAATCTGGATCCTTCTCAATTCAAAGACGTGTTAAAATGAGTGCCAAGATCAATATTCCACCACTTACTGATACTGATAATATTTTGGATTCTCAATCATCCTTGGCTAGCACAGGATCACCTCCTCATTACAAGGAGGATATCCTGCATCGACGCCAAAACTTGGAAGAAGAATTCCTGCAGCTGTCTGCTGAGTCCTTCTCAGTTGCATCTTCTGATAGTGATACGAGCTGCAGTGATGATGACTACCCTGAATTGACCTCAATGTCCCTGGTTGATCAATCTCCTATCAACAACTTCTCAGAGAGGACTGTGGATAGCCGCTCACCAGTTCATCTGCATATGGATGTATCCCATGAAAAATTGTATCCAATAAGAATAAATTGTAGACTCCCAACAAGTTTAGGCGTTGAAGGAAACTCTAACTGCATGATGGTCAGAGCATCAGATGCTTCCTCCTCGCAAGGGCATTTTTCTACCGACAGACAAGGTGTTGAAAGTGAACAAGTTATGACGCAGGACGTCAATTGGTTGGAGAAGAAAAAGCGTCGGAGGAAACCTGCTAGGAGAATAATCTCATTGTGCGAGGAAAATGAAGATGATGAGACAGCAGAAGCCAAAAAATTAGATGTAGATATAAATGGTTTTCGAGAAGGTGTGGGGATTGAAGCACAGTTTACTTCAGAGAGAGCTTCCTGCCAAAGTGCGATGAGAATAACCCTTGATAGTTGTGGCAGGCAAATTCATGCCAAGAGCAACCCATCATTATGGGCGCCGGAAAAtctaattaagaattattttagCAAAAAGGCTGCAGAATCTGGAGTTGATGAATCTTGTCAGAGATACATTATATGCAACTGTTTTCTAGAGGAAAGATCTCAGTGCATTGAAAG TGAAGTTGCTGTCACCTTGAGCAGCGAGCATAAGTTACATGTGCTACTCCTTGAAAACTCATGTGATGGGTCAG AAGGTTCAAGCTTTAAATTAGTTGGTTGTCATGGTGTTGAACAGAAGAGAAAGATTTTTGTAGGTTTGGGGCTCCACATTATAAG ACtgtgcttcgaatgtgaaacAACCTACATCTTTGTGACCAGAAGCATAGACATTTCCAGAGAACTTTTATCTATATTGGTGTCTGCTGATTCACGTATGGTGGAAAATAATTTTTCTCTGCAAAG TTTGGAGCAGGTTCAGGCTGATCTGTTTGAAAGGCATGTTTGTGGAGGTTTAAAGATGAGCATCCTTCAGTATGCAATGGTGATGTTCTGGTGCAACAGTTCTAAAG AGGATCCATGGCTGGGGAGATCACTATTTGTGCTTGAAAGGCATTTGCTTCTGTGCATGGAAGACGTAACCCTAATTGGGTCCCTTTCGGAGAGTGTATCTTGCTCTTCCTACTTCTCGTTGGACTCTTGTTGTCCCATTGTCGGCGTGTCTGAAGtg GTAATTGAAATGACAGACTGCTATTGTGTGACCCTGACTTTGGGAGGTGTCATGTCAGAGTTCCCTCTTACATTGAAGGAGGGCAAGGTAGTCGAGGATACGAAGCTCGTAAAGAGAAAACCTGTCTTGGGTCCCCAGAAATGGAAGCTCAAGTGGTTTTCAGAAGAAAGTCTCTTCAACTTTTTGGCTTTATTGAAAGCATTACATGGTGAAGCAACCACAAATCCCCTTGTATATCGCCATTCGACGAAGTAG
- the LOC104115069 gene encoding uncharacterized protein isoform X2, which produces MVLVTGDRYLDSLVKFVENNVESLIEGTLVLKLNPIGLHYVHSRLEALLELESLLSGAPVDYLRAYVSDLGDHRALEKLRRILRLLTSLKVVSVLPPPARDPTPLSLLPFGRLKVLELRGCDLSTSAARGLLELRHTLEKLICHNSTDALRHIFASRIADIKNSPHWNKLSFISCARNGLVLMDESLQLLPAVETLDLSRNKFAKVDNLRKCTKLKHLDLGFNHLRNVASFIEVSCHIVKLVLRNNALTTLRGIENLKSLQGLDISYNIISNFLEMEILDGLSSLQSLWLEGNPLCYARWYRAQVFSFFSNPEKMELDEKKICTSELWQRQIIIASRQKRPASFGFYSPARDGAKIEGSINTKRKKLSRVASIETEEQNTSICSDIESVSLDIDNQSKEENALSDEEAEIVELMNRIENMKKERSDVWLQEFKDWINDSSDNFVGLARGKETVSSNHRDDELKTQTREKQLGETSKYLSDSMLASRDDSSTNILESDNSFAEMSANINMLQYPNQIGEAASKIFRNNTGESVEITRSRIQDSFRPINNEVLLHPTTMLPQSGSFSIQRRVKMSAKINIPPLTDTDNILDSQSSLASTGSPPHYKEDILHRRQNLEEEFLQLSAESFSVASSDSDTSCSDDDYPELTSMSLVDQSPINNFSERTVDSRSPVHLHMDVSHEKLYPIRINCRLPTSLGVEGNSNCMMVRASDASSSQGHFSTDRQGVESEQVMTQDVNWLEKKKRRRKPARRIISLCEENEDDETAEAKKLDVDINGFREGVGIEAQFTSERASCQSAMRITLDSCGRQIHAKSNPSLWAPENLIKNYFSKKAAESGVDESCQRYIICNCFLEERSQCIESEVAVTLSSEHKLHVLLLENSCDGSGSSFKLVGCHGVEQKRKIFVGLGLHIIRLCFECETTYIFVTRSIDISRELLSILVSADSRMVENNFSLQSLEQVQADLFERHVCGGLKMSILQYAMVMFWCNSSKEDPWLGRSLFVLERHLLLCMEDVTLIGSLSESVSCSSYFSLDSCCPIVGVSEVVIEMTDCYCVTLTLGGVMSEFPLTLKEGKVVEDTKLVKRKPVLGPQKWKLKWFSEESLFNFLALLKALHGEATTNPLVYRHSTK; this is translated from the exons ATGGTGCTTGTAACCGGAGATAGATACTTAGATTCACTTGTAAAATTCGTCGAAAACAATGTGGAATCATTGATCGAAGGGACTTTGGTGCTTAAATTGAATCCAATTGGGCTTCATTACGTGCACTCTAGGCTCGAAGCCTTATTGGAGCTTGAGAGTCTTCTTTCAGGAGCCCCTGTAGATTATTTGCGTGCTTACGTGTCCGATTTAGGTGACCACCGTGCGCTCGAGAAGCTTCGCCGGATTCTTCGCCTTCTTACATCGCTTAAGGTTGTCTCTGTGCTGCCGCCTCCTGCCCGGGACCCGACGCCGTTGTCTCTTTTGCCGTTTGGTAGACTTAAAGTTTTGGAACTTAGAGGATGTGATCTGTCAACTTCTGCGGCTAGAGGACTATTGGAATTAAGGCACACTTTAGAGAAATTAATATGTCATAATTCAACT GATGCTCTTAGGCATATATTTGCTAGTAGAATTGCTGATATAAAGAATTCTCCACACTGGAATAAGCTGTCATTTATTTCATGTGCTCGTAATGGCTTGGTACTGATGGATGAGTCATTGCAACTTCTTCCTGCTGTTGAAACTCTTGATTTGAGCAGAAATAAGTTTGCCAAAGTGGATAATCTGCGCAAATGCACCAAGTTGAAGCATCTGGATCTGGGGTTTAATCACCTGAGAAATGTTGCATCCTTTATTGAG GTCTCATGTCACATTGTTAAGCTTGTGTTGAGGAACAATGCTCTAACAACATTGCGTggaattgaaaatttgaagtcaCTTCAAGGGCTTGATATTTCATACAATATAATCTCCAATTTCTTAGAGATGGAAATTCTTGATGGCCTGTCATCTCTTCAAAGCTTGTGGCTAGAGGGGAATCCTCTGTGCTATGCTCGTTGGTATAGAGCTCAAGTGTTCAGTTTCTTTTCAAATCCAGAGAAG ATGGAGCTAGATGAAAAGAAAATCTGTACAAGTGAGTTATGGCAGCGGCAAATTATCATTGCCAGCAGGCAAAAGCGGCCTGCTAGCTTTGGATTTTATTCACCGGCAAGAGATGGGGCCAAAATAGAAGGAAGTATTAATACAAAAAGG AAGAAGCTCTCACGTGTTGCTAGTATCGAGACGGAAGAACAGAATACTTCTATTTGTTCTGATATAGAATCTGTGTCTCTTGATATCGACAACCAAAGCAAGGAGGAGAATGCCCTTTCTGATGAGGAAGCTGAAATAGTTGAGTTGATGAACCGTATCGAGAATATGAAGAAGGAAAGATCTGATGTATGGCTGCAGGAGTTCAAAGATTGGATAAATGACTCTTCTGACAATTTTGTTGGTCTTGCTAGAGGCAAAGAGACTGTTTCCAGTAACCACAGAGATGACGAACTTAAGACACAGACTAGAGAAAAACAGCTCGGAGAGACCTCAAAATATTTATCCGACTCTATGCTGGCTTCTAGAGATGACAGCAGCACAAATATACTAGAATCTGACAACTCATTTGCAGAGATGTCTGCTAATATCAATATGCTTCAGTACCCCAACCAAATTGGTGAAGCAGCTTCCAAAATCTTCCGCAATAACACAGGAGAGTCCGTTGAGATTACTAGAAGCCGAATTCAGGATAGTTTTAGACCTATAAATAATGAAGTGCTTCTACATCCAACTACGATGCTCCCACAATCTGGATCCTTCTCAATTCAAAGACGTGTTAAAATGAGTGCCAAGATCAATATTCCACCACTTACTGATACTGATAATATTTTGGATTCTCAATCATCCTTGGCTAGCACAGGATCACCTCCTCATTACAAGGAGGATATCCTGCATCGACGCCAAAACTTGGAAGAAGAATTCCTGCAGCTGTCTGCTGAGTCCTTCTCAGTTGCATCTTCTGATAGTGATACGAGCTGCAGTGATGATGACTACCCTGAATTGACCTCAATGTCCCTGGTTGATCAATCTCCTATCAACAACTTCTCAGAGAGGACTGTGGATAGCCGCTCACCAGTTCATCTGCATATGGATGTATCCCATGAAAAATTGTATCCAATAAGAATAAATTGTAGACTCCCAACAAGTTTAGGCGTTGAAGGAAACTCTAACTGCATGATGGTCAGAGCATCAGATGCTTCCTCCTCGCAAGGGCATTTTTCTACCGACAGACAAGGTGTTGAAAGTGAACAAGTTATGACGCAGGACGTCAATTGGTTGGAGAAGAAAAAGCGTCGGAGGAAACCTGCTAGGAGAATAATCTCATTGTGCGAGGAAAATGAAGATGATGAGACAGCAGAAGCCAAAAAATTAGATGTAGATATAAATGGTTTTCGAGAAGGTGTGGGGATTGAAGCACAGTTTACTTCAGAGAGAGCTTCCTGCCAAAGTGCGATGAGAATAACCCTTGATAGTTGTGGCAGGCAAATTCATGCCAAGAGCAACCCATCATTATGGGCGCCGGAAAAtctaattaagaattattttagCAAAAAGGCTGCAGAATCTGGAGTTGATGAATCTTGTCAGAGATACATTATATGCAACTGTTTTCTAGAGGAAAGATCTCAGTGCATTGAAAG TGAAGTTGCTGTCACCTTGAGCAGCGAGCATAAGTTACATGTGCTACTCCTTGAAAACTCATGTGATGGGTCAG GTTCAAGCTTTAAATTAGTTGGTTGTCATGGTGTTGAACAGAAGAGAAAGATTTTTGTAGGTTTGGGGCTCCACATTATAAG ACtgtgcttcgaatgtgaaacAACCTACATCTTTGTGACCAGAAGCATAGACATTTCCAGAGAACTTTTATCTATATTGGTGTCTGCTGATTCACGTATGGTGGAAAATAATTTTTCTCTGCAAAG TTTGGAGCAGGTTCAGGCTGATCTGTTTGAAAGGCATGTTTGTGGAGGTTTAAAGATGAGCATCCTTCAGTATGCAATGGTGATGTTCTGGTGCAACAGTTCTAAAG AGGATCCATGGCTGGGGAGATCACTATTTGTGCTTGAAAGGCATTTGCTTCTGTGCATGGAAGACGTAACCCTAATTGGGTCCCTTTCGGAGAGTGTATCTTGCTCTTCCTACTTCTCGTTGGACTCTTGTTGTCCCATTGTCGGCGTGTCTGAAGtg GTAATTGAAATGACAGACTGCTATTGTGTGACCCTGACTTTGGGAGGTGTCATGTCAGAGTTCCCTCTTACATTGAAGGAGGGCAAGGTAGTCGAGGATACGAAGCTCGTAAAGAGAAAACCTGTCTTGGGTCCCCAGAAATGGAAGCTCAAGTGGTTTTCAGAAGAAAGTCTCTTCAACTTTTTGGCTTTATTGAAAGCATTACATGGTGAAGCAACCACAAATCCCCTTGTATATCGCCATTCGACGAAGTAG
- the LOC104115068 gene encoding surfeit locus protein 1, whose protein sequence is MAASISKALTRNLLRRSGDTTRELQLRFCSAATSAAAISAPETQPSEKNGPSRLSKLLLFVPGVITFGLGTWQIIRRQEKIEMLEYRQNRLRMDPLNCNEVSPSSENVDALEFRRVLCSGVFDEKRSIFIGPRSRSISGVTENGYYVITPLLPLENDPKSVQSPILVNRGWVPRNWRDKSLEVAGADDQPSSIAPPSQESAKSSWWMFGSKKKKVEEDQVPTVKPTEVIGVVRGSEKPSIFVPANDPSSFQWFYVDVPAIARACGLPENTLYIEDINDNVDPSNPYPLPKDTNTLVRSSVMPQQHLNYTLTWYSLSAAVTFMAFKRLKSKKSRR, encoded by the exons ATGGCAGCTTCCATCTCTAAAGCCCTAACCAGAAATCTTCTCCGGCGAAGTGGTGACACTACACGAGAATTGCAACTTCGGTTCTGCTCCGCCGCCACGTCAGCTGCAGCCATCTCTGCCCCTGAAACTCAACCGTCAG AGAAAAATGGACCTTCAAGATTGTCAAAGTTACTGCTTTTCGTACCTGGGGTTATCACCTTTGGCCTTGGCACGTGGCAAATCATCAGAAGGCAAGAAAAG ATTGAAATGCTTGAGTATAGACAAAATAGATTGCGAATGGATCCTCTAAACTGCAATGAGGTTTCCCCTTCTAGTGAAAATGTGGATGCTTTGGAGTTCCGCAGGGTACTTTGTAGTGGAGTGTTTGATGAGAAAAGGTCCATTTTTATAGGGCCCCGCTCCAGAAGCATTTCAGGAGTGACTGAAAATGGCTATTATGTTATTACTCCTCTCCTGCCTTTGGAAAATGATCCTAAGAG TGTGCAGTCACCAATTCTTGTCAATAGGGGATGGGTCCCACGGAATTGGAGAGACAAGTCTTTGGAAGTGGCTGGGGCTGATGACCAGCCTTCAAGTATTGCGCCCCCGTCTCAAGAGAGTGCAAAGAGCTCCTGGTGGATGTTTGGATCAAAAAAGAAGAAAGTAGAAGAG GATCAAGTTCCAACTGTTAAGCCCACAGAAGTGATTGGAGTTGTTAGAGGAAGTGAGAAGCCCAGTATATTTGTTCCAGCAAATGATCCCAGTTCGTTCCAGTGGTTCTACGTTGATGTTCCAGCCATTGCCCGTGCTTGTGGACTCCCTGAGAACACACTCTACATTGAAGACATCAATGATAATGTCGACCCAAGCAATCCCTATCCACTTCCAAAGGATACAAACACATTGGTTCGAAGTTCTGTAATGCCGCAACAGCATCTTAACTATACATTGACATG GTATTCTCTATCAGCTGCAGTAACTTTTATGGCTTTTAAGAGGCTAAAGTCAAAGAAAAGCCGGAGATAG
- the LOC104115067 gene encoding premnaspirodiene oxygenase-like translates to METQHFPFIFISLLIFLSFIFRFVLIRKNSRIVTKRLPPGPWSLPLIGNLHQLMNGRLPIHHTLRSLSQRYGPIFHLCLGEISIIVVSSPEMAKEIMKTQDLRFATRPEFMSGDIIFYNYTDIGTCPYGEYWRNMRKVCVLELLSAKMVKSFNSIRQEEMSSLISSINSTPDDSLINLSDKMFWFTSSVTCRSAFGKVIHDQDKLIMLVKDVTLLAGGFDLADLFPSRKWLHEISGLKSKMLKVHTKIDVILENIINEHRNNRTIGKKGNGESGGEDLIDVLLRVMESGELGTPITNKNIKGVIFDMFLAGAETSSTTIIWALAEMIRNPSVMAKAQLEVREVLKGKRTFEDSDIEELKYLKLVIKETLRLHPPIPLLLPRECREETKIEQYTIPIKTRVLVNAWAIGRDTRYWHDSESFIPERFENNSIDFKGNHFEFIPFGAGRRMCPGLLFGLVNVGHPLAQLLYHFDWKTPPGISSDSFDMTETDGVTARRKNDLCLIATPFGFN, encoded by the exons ATGGAGACACAACACTTCCCTTTCATTTTCATTTCACTCTTGATATTCCTTTCTTTCATCTTTCGATTTGTTCTGATACGGAAGAATTCAAGAATCGTTACCAAAAGATTGCCTCCAGGGCCATGGAGTCTACCTTTAATCGGGAACTTGCACCAATTAATGAATGGTCGCCTTCCAATACATCATACTCTCAGAAGTCTATCGCAAAGATATGGACCGATCTTTCACTTATGTCTTGGCGAAATATCGATTATTGTTGTATCTTCACCTGAGATGGCAAAAGAAATTATGAAAACTCAAGACCTTCGCTTTGCTACTAGGCCTGAATTTATGTCTGGAGATATTATTTTCTACAATTATACAGACATTGGAACTTGTCCATATGGTGAATACTGGAGAAATATGCGCAAAGTGTGTGTCCTGGAACTTCTTAGTGCAAAGATGGTCAAGTCATTTAATTCAATTCGACAAGAAGAGATGTCAAGTCTCATTTCATCGATTAATTCAACTCCTGATGACTCATTGATCAACTTATCAGACAAAATGTTTTGGTTTACAAGTTCTGTAACTTGTAGATCAGCTTTCGGGAAAGTGATTCATGATCAAGATAAGTTGATAATGTTGGTGAAAGACGTAACATTATTAGCTGGTGGATTTGACTTGGCTGATTTGTTCCCTTCCCGAAAATGGCTTCACGAGATCAGTGGATTGAAGTCCAAAATGTTGAAAGTTCACACAAAAATAGATGTAATTTTGGAGAATATCATTAATGAGCATCGGAATAATCGAACAATTGGTAAGAAGGGCAATGGTGAGTCTGGAGGTGAAGATTTGATAGATGTTCTACTACGAGTCATGGAGAGTGGCGAATTGGGAACTCCAATCACAAATAAGAATATCAAAGGTGTTATTTTC GACATGTTCTTAGCGGGAGCAGAAACCTCATCTACAACAATTATTTGGGCATTGGCTGAAATGATAAGAAATCCAAGTGTTATGGCTAAAGCACAACTTGAAGTTAGAGAAGTCCTAAAAGGAAAGAGAACATTTGAGGATTCTGATATAGAAGAGTTGAAGTATCTAAAATTAGTGATTAAAGAAACATTAAGGTTGCACCCTCCTATTCCTCTATTACTCCCAAGAGAATGCAGAGAAGAAACAAAAATTGAACAATACACAATACCTATCAAAACTAGAGTCCTAGTGAATGCTTGGGCCATTGGAAGAGATACTAGATATTGGCATGATTCAGAAAGTTTTATACCTGAGAGATTTGAGAATAATTCTATTGATTTCAAAGGAAATCACTTTGAATTTATTCCGTTTGGTGCAGGACGAAGAATGTGTCCAGGATTATTATTCGGTTTAGTTAATGTAGGACATCCTTTAGCTCAATTGCTTTATCACTTCGATTGGAAGACTCCTCCTGGAATAAGTTCAGATAGTTTCGACATGACTGAAACAGATGGAGTAACTGCCAGAAGAAAGAATGATCTTTGTTTAATTGCTACTCCTTTTGGTTTCAATTAA